Genomic window (Arachis hypogaea cultivar Tifrunner chromosome 13, arahy.Tifrunner.gnm2.J5K5, whole genome shotgun sequence):
aaTGGTGCTTCAAATTATGGTGATTTTTCTTGAGCGTCGTTCAAGGTAATAATGGTAGttcaaaccgccgtaataaccctAAAAAACCGCCGTAATTACCAAGTTTTTTTGTAGAGTTTTAAATCCTGGGTCGTCTCCCTCGGACTATGCAAATGAGATGTCACACTCTTGGTTGTGAAATAAGGGGTTTCTTCAAGCattagatgaaaaattaaaagaactaacgaataaaatcactaacaaataatcaaaaagaaaattaatgcaaagtagaagaaagtaagatcaaaactagtgaaaatgcgataaatgcataaaagagccttgttttgggaatgagaattaaggaatcctatcatcgtcataaccacaactatggcaactatGATGAGTTAATCTTACTTcgtcaacccctaacatcgaggagtaagtcaagctagcgttaatggaaataaaagtcaactaacaacccaagaattaccactaaatatcggacattatgactctagtatcctaggaactcattttccaagccaaggtgtgaaaatataCTCACAATCTatagttggcattttcacaaacactttgtgggcataaaaacaaaacatggtaaattgcaaaagaaaatgaaactataaccaaactattcacaatatcaacaataaacatTCAATCAAGCAAGTATAAATCATAAAAGACCAAATTCATAAACAAAAGATTCAAGTAATCAAAATTGAGCAAATTAAGAAAATGACTTCTATTATAAGAAAGCAAGAGTAAATGTGAttaattaaagagtacttacaaaagagatgagcaaaatccaagatcaaaactgaaagtataaaattctacaatgAAATTTaagtaaaccctaagagagaaatgagagaacactactctacactactcctactcctaattatctATCTAATGTGAGTAATGAGGCCTCCTAAGCGTATGTTCATTTTCCTTTGATATAGCCTTCAAATTGGCTTTAGCAACTCCAAAAATTGGGCCAAGAAGCCCCCAAAATCGCGAGCcacgtgcttcattaatgaagtcacACGCTGggacttgtgtgtacgcacacttgctgatttttccacttgtgcgtacgcataggaggTGGTACGTACGCACACTTcagtgtgtgcttctcctttgttttttcattaaatctccctttttgcatgctttcttccacttctaccaaaccattcttgcctaattgacctgaaatcacttaacaacatatatcacggtatcgaatgaaataaaagtgaaattaaaatgatcaatttaagcacaaaaatacatgtttttacatttaagttcAAACTAcagagaaatcacaaaagtatgctcttttggtgattaagtgtgagtttatgtgatgaaatctgtCCAATTCAagccaaaaatcatcatcaaatatggactcatcactaGTTcaatcctataacatcaaaacaCCATAATCTTCAATACCCATAAACCAAAATTTTGAAGTTGCAAGGAGGAAGGGCGGAGTgagaaaatgaaatttttttatcactTTGTTCGGATGGTTTCGAAGAGTTTGACGCAGTGAACACCTAGCTGCAAATGGTGCGACGATTGGAGCTCCGATTTAAGAGATATGGAGAATTGAATATTAAATGGGGTTAGGGTTTAGTTCAATTGTTCTTCCCTTGCTCCCCCCTTTCAGCGTGCTTCAAGGAAATAATGGGGAAGAATAGGCTATGTCTTCCTATTTATATAGTGCCTTGGGTTTAGTTTAGGTCCAATCCAATCGGTTCGGTCCGTTGGTCCGGTTTTggaccaaattttttaaaattagtgttaaaatttatattttaaatatttctacctctctaaattataaaaattaattttctaattttttttattaataattaatttattagctaattattcattaatttcgCGGGATTTACAGCCTATGTTGTTTAACATCTCTGCTTGATTTGGACAGCACGAATGTGAATGATGTAACACAACCTTCGAAATGGTCCAAACATCAACGTTcttcaatatatgtatataaattcttgcaagaCAATTTAATCCAACTGAGGGATTTGCCTTCTCAGTTGGAGATATGTTCCATTTTCATTTCCCTTCTCTagtacatgtaatcaattggttcttaattttattttccttcttatttgtgtttcaaatttttttagaaaaatttggaaGTTTAGAATAATCTTTGTAGAATTTTCCAGCTTCTTCAAGCATGTTAAAAGTCATCCCAACATTTGGAACTAGCTATTCATCAACATCACACAGAAACTGAAAATACACCAAAATTATTCCAAAATACACCATATTAGAATCTAAAATACACAGAAACTTTGAACGAAACagattcatcaaaataataaagTCAGATTCAAAACTCATACATTACATTTAAATTCAAACTatcaatcatgaaaaaaaaaatttcacaaacaaaaacaaaattattcaattacaaaatcataaaacaaCTAACAAATTACATTAACTAGATTCAAACTACACCTCACCACTTGAtttgattcaaaataataatacaatTGGGTTTGGTTCAATTGAAAGTCTGAACCTAAAAATACACCAAAAGATTACCAAAATACACCGATTTACAATATAGAAACACATCGAAATAAGAATGGAACAGATTCATCACAATaataattcagattcagaacTCCTACATTACATTAATTCAAAACATCGACCATGAATATCaattttcaaagacaaaaatAACATTATTCACTTACAGAattataaactactaacgaactacattaactagaatcgaaccaaACCCCAGCCacttaattcaattcaaaacaataattcacTTTGCTATGGTTCAATTGACAGTCTGAACATGAATCATTTATTATCTTCGACAACGAAATACCTGCTCAAACTTGATTTCAcagcttgatttcaaaaattttgatccAAATcttcaaataagataaaagagcATTGAACTTGAACGAAGAAAACGCAAAGAACGAAGAGAACATAGAGAATGAAGAGAAATACAGATATCGCAGAGATGGAACAGAACGTAGAGATGCAAAAAATGGTGAGAAAATTcgagaaagaaaacaaaattcgCATAAAAAAGGCAGTTATATATATATTCGCGCGTTGAGCCAAAAATTTTTTAGAAGTAGTAGGGGTTGAAGATAAATTAGGTCAAAATTACTTAATTAAACTTAGTTGATTAAATAACTTAGACGTAGAAATTAATTAACTGATTttggtaattaattttagtatacaaataatattttaaaatatatattatattaattaatttagttaaatataataaattatctaataattttaattgttatatttatttttaaaaatgttaatttatttaatagtaactataatatttttatctaaagataatatttaaaataattaaattatttaatatatttaactaaattatttttgcaTCCCcattttatgtttttgtttaataatattttagattCAATGCATAAAATAACGAGGGTGTCAATTACCTTACGGGATGTGGATGCTTGCATGactgtatataatatataatccaAGTCAAGTCGGCAAGGGCCTCAGCTTCTTCATTTATGAAATTTGATCAATTCTAAGTTCTCTTAAGCTTCACTGCTCATTATATTATTCTTCATCAATGATCCCAGTCACCCAATCATGCTCTCCCATGCCAAGCTGATTGTATTATATACGTCGTCCCAACCCACCCAATTCTTCAGATATCGCTCGACAAAACAACCACGTAAGCTCTTCTGTTATCTCTGCTTTCCCAACATTATCGTCGTTTTCTTTGGACCCAAACATGTTTTCTACATTATTGTTTGTGACGCAGTTCTTCAATTCTAACTAGTTCCATATTGTtctcaagttatttttttaaataatgcgaAGCcagatttctcttttttttttttgtccctTTCTGAAGGGCGTCGTGTATGTGTGATTTTGGGAATTAAAGAACCGGGAATAAAGCTCGAGAAATATTTGATATctataaaaaccaaagaaataaagaattgaaaaatgaaaatttaCGGGCTGGAAAACAGCTGCTGTGATTATGTACTTTTCGTCAAGATTCAGTTGCagtttttttaagtaaaataaatatttaaaaatattttaataaatttaattaaattattatttaataatttttaactcttatttttatataaaaataattataagtaaatttttatcatatatttaattatgtggTGGAATACTGGAAAGGCACAAGCTCATCATAAGCCACGTAACTACACCTCAACATCAAGCCTCTTTCTTTCTCATAAACGTCTTAGCTTCAAAATGTCTAGATAAATCTTTTTTAGCAAAAATAGGATTATTAGAATAAGtataaaaaacaaatcttttaaacgttatcatttttattttttacagaaagatatttcaaaaataaaataaaataaaatcttttaatattatattgaaAGGTCTAAATATAAATTTAAGCAAGATAATCATTGAGAGATACTATTTTAACGAGCactaagatttttattttattttaatttcaatatatttaaatattgaatAATTACTCAatcagtttttaaaaattttaaaattgaatattttattcacaaaaaaattaatacataaaaatatttttaaattttatttttaatttattttctgacAGAATAATAACTCATCAGATTaatcttcaaaaatttttaaaatagatattttaattttttaaaaaaattaatatatagattaattattaatatttttttgataaaaaataaccatttttttctaaaaaaataaaataaaataattattattaattacataataatattatataattttttatattttttaaataaaaataataataaatttatttattaaaattcttatgtgtatatatatatatataatattcgctcaataatataataaaataataataataataatgataatattcaataaatttattaaaatttattttatgaaaaataattatttaatatttttgtatttaatataatcaaaaaatattttattttaaaaaatatttttatattaaaaaattttttaatttaaattttaaataattattattgactttatttatttttaacgaaAAGTGTGTATTAATATATTCGTATCATTATTATTGATTTTATCATCGTCTACATataataaactaaattaataataataaaaattgatatataataaaaataaattagacaaaaaattattatatatgacagaaaaaatattaaaaaataatttatatattatttttttagactaaaatattaatttttaaaatatttaaaaattaatttaaataattattctatcaGAAACAAAGCTGCAGATTATTTTGTCtattagaataaaattttaaaaattaatatgtatattaatttctcttaagaattaaaatatctaCCTTTAAAATGGTTGAAATCTGATTTAGATAATTACTGCTGAATATTTAAGCGTATACTGCTTTGAAATGTTGGCAAGACAAATTACATGGATGCCTTTTACCAGAAGTTTTGAGCCTGACTTTGAGTTTTCAACACGTACAACCTGCGTCATCAATTTGACGAAGATGTTGATGGCGTTCTGATTTGATAACCGGAGTACTAATTCAATTTAGTTACAATTAAAAGACTAACACTTAGTTCTCTTCGcataaaaatttatagttaaaaatcATTACATtcactaaattattatctaatattatttaattataaaataaaatataaaaataattacatacaaatttttatcattattataaCTGTGTGGGATAATATTTGTTGAGATTGCTATTAAAATTAAGAGCAAACACTTTTCCACGTGTGTTTGTTTACGGTACGATTTAAATGGATTTCAACAAAAGTTAATTCAATTTAAAGTATATAATTTACTGTGATttgaattatattaattttattttaccttttaattaattcaatttaatttaaatttttataatttaaattggatatgtttatataataataaaaataataaataaaatataaataaataaataaaatttattttatatttataaaatatttattaaataataataatatatgaataaaataaaaatatataataaattaaatataaataaaatattaaatttgacaataaaataataatattatattgccgtgtgtgatttaatttgaactaaatcaattttgataagttaataaaaaattagtacaatttatcaaaaataaaatctaattaaatctatcttagtatatattttattagttttttcgtttagattgaattaaattaataattttctttAGATCAATTTACTTTTGAACTCCTCTCTTGTTCTTCCAGTCCAACCATATTTGTGTGAACTTATTCTTCTCCCCCTCCCACTCCAACCATATTTGCGTGAACTATTAATACGTTTACTTTACTTATGGAAATGAAGCTAAGCTTATTGTTGAAAATTTGGCCGATCATTTAGACCGTTCAAAGAAATATACGTTGCTTTCGTGTTGGTTGCATAGTCTTCGTAGAAAATATTCCCAAATTTCTACCTCTATATATTTGAATTAACAATCATATTAGatgtaaaaaaaatcattaaatcaattatttatataaaatatatatttatacataaatatataataaatcaataattaattttgtaattaatttttaatatataaataagatttttaaatcaaataaaaaatatttaaatattttaaaagtgtTTAGTAGATTGGATAATTTCAGATAATCTTCGATTAAATCATTAGTTGGTTTAAATTTAACTTTCTCAAATTCATTAGGTTGTATGGAACTgaatattattctattttttgttaCGTATATTTAGAGGTGCATGCTATGGTgaggaaaaaataatgaaaagataaagatttattttgataaataattagcTACTTAtctaaaaaagatataattttgttttgattaattttttaaaacaaactaaTACACTTGTATTTATTCCCTCAGTACAAAAGTCCTCTGGTGCAGTAATTGAAAAGTTAAGCAAGAAATATTAGCAATGGGTTCAAATAGTACAGGATGTCCGGCAGGCATGAAAGCGACGTCGAATGGGGTGTTTCAGGGAGACAATCCGCTTGACTACGCACTCCCTCTTGCAATCTTACAAATCTGCATGGTGGTTCTTCTCACTCGCCTCCTAGCATTCCTTCTCAAGCCACTAAGGCAACCTCGCGTGATTGCAGAAATTGTGGGTGGAATATTGCTGGGTCCATCAGCTCTGGGACGCAGCACTGCCTTTCTAAACGCGGTCTTCCCATCCAAGAGCCTAACGGTCTTGGACACTTTGGCCAACATTGGCTTACTTTTCTTTATGTTCTTGATAGGACTCGAGCTCGACACAAGGTCCCTCCTTAACAAAACAGGAAAGAAAGCTCTTGCCATTGCCCTTGCAGGGATCACATTCCCCTTCGTCTTGGGAATCGGGACATCTTTCGCACTTCGAGCAACAATCTCGCAGGGAGTCGATAAAGCACCTTTCTTTGTGTTCATGGGAGTCGCACTCTCCATCACCGCCTTCCCCGTCCTGGCACGCATCTTGGCTGAGTTGAGGCTGCTTACCACTGAGGTTGGACGGATGGCCATGTCAGCAGCGGCTGTTAATGACGTGGCAGCGTGGATTCTTCTCGCCCTTGCGATTGCGCTCTCTGGCTCTAACTCTTCTCCACTTGTCTCCGTTTGGGTCCTCTTGTCCGGATGCGGCTTTGTAATCTGTTGCGCACTTGTTCTTCCTCCGATCTTCAGATGGATGTCTCGGCGCTGCTCTGAAGGTGAAGCCGTCAACGAGTCCTATGTCTGTGCCACGTTGGCAACGGTCTTGGCAGCTGGTTTTGTCACTGACACCATTGGAATCCATGCTCTGTTTGGGGCTTTTGTCGTTGGAGTTGTTCTTCCCAAGGAAGGCCCTTTTGCGGCTGCTCTTGTTGAGAAGGTTGAGGATCTTGTCTCTGGTCTCTTCCTTCCATTGTACTTTGTGTCCAGCGGACTCAAGACAAATGTAGCCACCATTCGTGGCCTCAAGTCCTGGGGGCTCCTTCTTTTGGttatattcaatgcttgcttcggTAAGATTGTTGGTACCATTGCTGTCTCCTCCTTTTGTAGGGTACCTTTTCAAGAATCATTGGCTCTCGGCTTTCTCATGAATACTAAGGGCTTGGTAGAGCTCATCGTGCTCAACATTGGTAAAGATAGGAaggtaaattaaattaacaaaaagTTGTAAATTTAGACGTAATTATTTTCTTATGAACTTAgtagttaaaaattgttaaataataaattatatcaaattatttaGCGGTTTTGATCTAGTGACTATATGTgagtttttattttaacaaaaatgttTAATTTGTTTAACCCTCAACGTTGCATTTGATTAAGTTTTGCACATGATcttattactttttttaattactttgtaGGTATTAAATGACCAAACATTTGCAATTATGGTGCTGATGGCTATCTTCACAACATTCATCACGACGCCTTTGGTAATGGCAGTTTATAAACCGGCCAAGAGAATGGCAAAAGCTGACTACAAATACAGAACAGTTAAGAGGAAAAACCCGGACACTCAACTGCGACTCATGGTGTGTTTCCACAGCACAAGGAACATCCCTTCAATGCTAAATCTGATTGAAGCCTCGCGCGGCACTGAAAAAAGGGAAGGCCTTTGCATATATGCATTGCATCTCATGGAGCTCACTGAGAGGCCTTCTGCTATATTGATGGTCCACAAAACCAGAAAGAATGGCCTACCCTTTTGGAACAAAGGCTGCCACAGCAACAGCCATTCTGATGCGAATCAAATGGTGATTGCATTTGAGGCTTTGGAGCAGCTAAGCAGAGTGTCGATTCGCCCCATGACTGCAATCTCATCCATCCCCAACATTCACGATGACATATGCGCTTGTGCTGAGAGCAAGAGGGTTGCAATGGTAATTCTGCCATTTCACAAGCACCAAAGGGTTGATGGAACATGGGAAACAACAAGAAGTGAATTCAGGTGGGTGAATAAGAGAGTTCTCGAGCATGCACCCTGTTCTGTAGGGATCTTGGTGGACCGGGGGCTTGGTGGGACCACCCACGTGGCAGCAAGTAATGTTTCATCTTCAATGACGATGCTATTCTTTGGAGGCAACGATGATCAAGAGGCGCTTACTTATGCTTTGAGAATGGCAGAGCATCCTGGTATCAACCTCACCATAGTGCACTTGATAGTAAGGTCCGAGGATGTTGGAGCCATTGTCAGTGTCGTAGATATAAACGACAAcgcatcatcgtcatcatcatcaacgGACGAGATGCTGCTTTCTGAGGTCAAAGCAAAGAAGAGCTTATCCGTAAAGTTTGAAGAGAGAGTTGTGAAAAGCCTCGGTGAGATAATTGAGGTGGTTGGAGAGTACAGCAGAGCATGCAACTTGTTTGTGGTTGGTAGGGTGCCTAAAGGACACGTGGCGGTGACTTTGAACAATGTGAAATGCGAGTGTCCAGAATTGGGGCCACTCTGCAACTTGTTGACCTCTCCGGAACTGGTCTCAACTTCAGCCTCGGTTTTGGTCGTGCAACACTATCATGCTCTATGAAAATTTTGCTCCAGtggataaaaaattttcttttctttcattttagacTTAATTAATCCTGTAAGTGGGGATCATGTAATATTATACCTGATGTTATGCGAATCAACTTTCCAACATATAGTGGCGGTCACTTTCTTtttgttagtgttaaaatctaagGAGGCTACTCTAATAAACATatcaaaaatgtctttttttaaaggtAGTATACGTGTCACATTATTATTGGACAAAATATTAAATCggtcaataaaatattttaaataaatcaaaataaaattgatttattataatTATCAGATTCGATTCAATCCGATCGATTTACATAatctaaatcaaatcatatttaaattttttataaaaatagcaAATATATCCTTAATTTTTATTTGACAGACATTTAaatctataaaaatataaaattacaattaagtccttaaaaaaataaaacctaaCCCTAAATTCTTGCTAACCCAAACCCAAGCCCAAGCAAGGCAAACCCAATCTCaatggctcaccaatctctcaatCTAACCCCAAAAAAGCCCTACCCTTTCACTACCCACCCCACCCAGTAAGAACTTCATTCTCGTTCTCCTCTCTTGGTAGCAATCTAATGAAAGCTAGAAATCAATTTCATAAGAGCTTCATTCATATAGCGCGTTATCCTCTCCTTTTTCTCGCGAAGTCAATTGTGTGAGGGCGCAAACCACTTCTTTGGAATCCTCACCGCCGTGGTGCTCCCCCTCCGTCAATTCCAGTAGTCTCGTCATCCCCATTGTTGTATCCATCACTGAGCCACTTCCCCGTCCTTCCTCCATGATTGCGCGCACCACTTCATTAGGTTTGCTATCCCTCTTTCAATTTGGTTGAGTTTTCTTCTTGGTTTCACTTTTCAGTTTAGCTCAGATTGATGTTTTTCTTCTTGATTGGGTATATATAGTCAAGAATCAGATTTGGAATTTGTTTTCTACCTCGCACGAACAGAAAAGAAGCAGAAACAAGAAACACACCTCCGCGCTAGAATCGTTGCCGACGTTCCCCTCTACCCGTCAGTACCGGCTGCATTGTGCTTCCCCTTGCCAGTGGGTCCATCGCCGATTTGCTCCCTCCTTCCTCTGGTTCTATTCTTAGGTCTGCTTAGCTTCTTGGTTCAGATTACTGGTATGTAAAAAATTCCTCCTTCAATTTTGTTGTGTTTTCTTTTTGGTTTCAGAATTGAAATTGGTTCCCACTAATGTTTTTCTTGTTGGTTCGGTTTCGATTTTAGTTAATGTGTTTGGTTTGTCTAAAAATCTCCTTTTCAATTTGGGGAacatttctttttcatttcagatttcaatttggTTAACATCATGATTTTTCTTCTTGATTTGGTTTCAATTTTTGGGGGTTGTTTTCGTTCTTGCCAAGAACACAGGACAAAAGGGGGTGAAGCAAAGGAAAGGCCTGCAAGACGCACCGATACCGCTGTGAAGAGTTGTCGCCGCAACGCGCTGCACCTCCATTCTGGGTTTTTCCTATCTGGTACGTGTATATTATTTGTTGCTGCCGTCTTTACCTATTTCAATTTAGGGTAGAATCAGCTTTTTCCAATTTGGATTCATACTAAAGATGTTATGCATTGTTGATTAATTTGTCGAAATAGTATTACTATAtgttaataataatttagattTACATGTATGCATCTTAACATGTTTTGGAttggtgttttgtattttttcggGAGGAATTTAGTGGATGTTGAGGGGTAGGGAATGATATGTGTGGTGAGTTATGAATGTATCTATTGCCTATGTATGACTTTATACTCTTTGGCTGATTGAAATTTTGTTCTTTTATACAATTTAgtattctgtttttactgttttaATTGTGTGCTGGATATGGGGCTTGTGTGTGGTTAATAAATAATAGATGGTCTTGCAAATGTTTATGCATCCTGCCATATGCTAAATACTTTAGTTGGTTTATGAGAGGTCCTACAGAAAGTTTCTTTTCCACATAATTTAACATGTTGTGGAGTGCTATTTTGGTTCCTGTGCTGTATTTAGATTATTGCAATGGATTTTCTATACCTTTTTTTGAGAATGTTTAAATCTTCATTTTAATATGCTAAGTCACTGATAACAAATCTCTATTATCCAAGTTTTAAtcatattatgcaagtaaaatACAATGATATTAGAGTTAAAGATGCCAAAGTACCCGACCACCTCCATTTTTGCTAAAGAGTGATCAAATTTAACATACCTTGGGTGGTAATATAAATCATTGTGTAAATTTACCACGTGTAATGTGGATATGACTATGAGAATTTGGAGCTACTAGAACCTTTGATGTTTATGAATAGGCCCAAACCTCAAAGTTCTTGCAAATTTATGATATAAGTATTTGGACTAGAATACCTCATGTTTAAGAATACAACATGCATGCATCTCGAAGAAGAGGGAGGTGACAGGTGTAATTTTGTAATGCTATGTTGCTACATTAGTTATTAGTTCCTGATTTGCATGCTATAGCAACTTCTTTTGGGTAAATTTACTTGGCCTTTTGTAATAAATTGTCTGTTAATTTTCAGCAGAATACTGCCAAAGCAGGAGAGAAGAAAATAGAAATGCAATCAAGTGGTACTAAAGAAGATAACATATTCTCCCTTACAAAGCAACTTTCTCTAAATTCCTTTGGCAAAAAACAAGTCTTCAAATAGCTAGATTATTACGATAACAAAAGCTAGTTTCTTATTTATTTCTTCATTTTTGGTGTCATATTCCCTTGTTCAATGTTCACGAGTATCTCTGCGATTTTGTCTAATTAAATTGTGTTATACCTATGATCATATTAACATTATTATGTGCATGATTTGCCTCCTTTTGCGATTGGCCTTAGCACTTTCTAAAGCTAGTAAAGCTTttgtggataataataataataataataataataataataataataataataataataataataataataataataaatttgctTTTAATTGGACGACTACAAGAGAAAACAAATTATGTGAAGTACCTAAATGCTATCTTTTCTTTCATTTCCCCTTTTATAAAGCAAAATTATGTAAAAGTCTCACCAAATGAGTTGTTCTCGTGACAACAACATCCAAGAAGGTTTGAAATGAGTCATCCAGCAAGTGTTCCTGATAGAACCCTGTTGAGCCATATTTAAAACAATAATGTGTCAATGTTAGGAACTATAT
Coding sequences:
- the LOC112732515 gene encoding cation/H(+) antiporter 18, translating into MGSNSTGCPAGMKATSNGVFQGDNPLDYALPLAILQICMVVLLTRLLAFLLKPLRQPRVIAEIVGGILLGPSALGRSTAFLNAVFPSKSLTVLDTLANIGLLFFMFLIGLELDTRSLLNKTGKKALAIALAGITFPFVLGIGTSFALRATISQGVDKAPFFVFMGVALSITAFPVLARILAELRLLTTEVGRMAMSAAAVNDVAAWILLALAIALSGSNSSPLVSVWVLLSGCGFVICCALVLPPIFRWMSRRCSEGEAVNESYVCATLATVLAAGFVTDTIGIHALFGAFVVGVVLPKEGPFAAALVEKVEDLVSGLFLPLYFVSSGLKTNVATIRGLKSWGLLLLVIFNACFGKIVGTIAVSSFCRVPFQESLALGFLMNTKGLVELIVLNIGKDRKVLNDQTFAIMVLMAIFTTFITTPLVMAVYKPAKRMAKADYKYRTVKRKNPDTQLRLMVCFHSTRNIPSMLNLIEASRGTEKREGLCIYALHLMELTERPSAILMVHKTRKNGLPFWNKGCHSNSHSDANQMVIAFEALEQLSRVSIRPMTAISSIPNIHDDICACAESKRVAMVILPFHKHQRVDGTWETTRSEFRWVNKRVLEHAPCSVGILVDRGLGGTTHVAASNVSSSMTMLFFGGNDDQEALTYALRMAEHPGINLTIVHLIVRSEDVGAIVSVVDINDNASSSSSSTDEMLLSEVKAKKSLSVKFEERVVKSLGEIIEVVGEYSRACNLFVVGRVPKGHVAVTLNNVKCECPELGPLCNLLTSPELVSTSASVLVVQHYHAL
- the LOC112732517 gene encoding uncharacterized protein isoform X2, coding for MIARTTSLEKKQKQETHLRARIVADVPLYPSVPAALCFPLPVGPSPICSLLPLVLFLGLLSFLVQITEHRTKGGEAKERPARRTDTAVKSCRRNALHLHSGFFLSEYCQSRREENRNAIKWY
- the LOC112732517 gene encoding uncharacterized protein isoform X1; translated protein: MIARTTSLEKKQKQETHLRARIVADVPLYPSVPAALCFPLPVGPSPICSLLPLVLFLGLLSFLVQITEHRTKGGEAKERPARRTDTAVKSCRRNALHLHSGFFLSAEYCQSRREENRNAIKWY